The Flaviramulus sp. BrNp1-15 genome includes the window AACTAACTAATAAAAAAAATAATCATGGATGTACAAACTTGGACCTACCTTATCGTAGGAGTAACATTTGCACTATATATAGGAATTGCAATTTGGTCGCGTGCAGGATCAACAAAAGAATTTTACATTGCTGGAGGAGGTGTTTCGCCACTTGCTAACGGTATGGCAACAGCTGCAGATTGGATGTCAGCCGCTTCATTTATTTCCATGGCTGGTATTATATCTTTTGCAGGATATGATGGAGCTGTATACCTAATGGGATGGACTGGTGGATATGTGCTTTTAGCACTTTTATTGGCTCCCTATTTAAGAAAATTTGGAAAGTTTACAGTTCCAGATTTTATAGGAGAGCGTTATTATTCTAATACTGCAAGAACAGTAGCTGTAATTTGTGCTTTAGTAGTGTCATTTACATACGTGGCTGGTCAAATGCGTGGTGTTGGAATTGTGTTTTCTAGATTTTTAGAAGTAGATATTACAACAGGTGTTATTATAGGAATGGTTATAGTACTTTTCTATGCTGTACTTGGAGGTATGAAAGGTATTACCTATACTCAAGTAGCACAATATTGTGTTTTGATTTTTGCTTTTATGGTGCCTGCAATTTTTATTTCAATTCAAATGACAGGTAATCCAATTCCACAGTTAGGAATGGGTGGAAAAGTAGAAGGTGGTGCTTATCTTTTAGATAAATTAAATGGGCTTTCAACAGAGTTAGGTTTTGCAGAATACACAAATGGTTCTAAAAGTTTAATTGATGTTTTTGCTATTACCTGTGCATTAATGGTAGGTACAGCAGGTTTACCTCACGTAATTGTTCGTTTCTTTACGGTTAAAAAAGTAAGTGATGCTCGTAAATCAGCTGGATTAGCATTATTATTTATTGCAATACTTTATACTACAGCTCCAGCGGTTGCTGTTTTTGCAAGAACTAACTTGATCGAAACGGTAAGTAACAAAGAGTATGCAGATATGCCTGTTTGGTTTTCTAACTGGGAGAAAACAGGTTTAATAAAATTTGATGATAAAAATGGTGATGGCGCTATTCAATATGTTGCAGATGCTAAAACAAATGAGTTGACGATTGATCGTGATATCATGGTATTAGCTAATCCAGAAATTGCAGATTTACCAAACTGGGTGATTGCTTTAGTTGCTGCTGGGGGATTAGCAGCTGCATTATCAACTGCTGCTGGATTATTATTAGTAATTTCTTCGTCTATATCTCATGATTTAATCAAAAAGATGGTTAATCCAAAAATTTCAGAAAAAGGAGAGCTTTGGGCTGCAAGAATTGCTGCTACAGTTGCAGTTGTAATTGCAGGTTTATTTGGTATTTACCCACCAGGTTTTGTTGCGGCAGTCGTCGCACTGGCATTTGGTTTAGCTGCGGCTTCCTTCTTTCCGGCAATTATATTAGGTATTTTTTATAAAAAAATGAATAAAGAAGGCGCTATAGCAGGAATGGTTGTTGGACTATTACTAATGCTTTTCTACATGTTAAAATTCAAATTTGGATTGTTTGATGGTGGAAAATCTGCTGTAGCAGGATTGAAAGAAAGTTGGTGGTTTGGAATTTCTCCTGAAGGATTTGGAACTATTGCAATGATTGTCAACTTTATAGTGGCTTTTGCTGTTAATGCATTTACACCAGAACCACC containing:
- a CDS encoding sodium:solute symporter family protein, whose product is MDVQTWTYLIVGVTFALYIGIAIWSRAGSTKEFYIAGGGVSPLANGMATAADWMSAASFISMAGIISFAGYDGAVYLMGWTGGYVLLALLLAPYLRKFGKFTVPDFIGERYYSNTARTVAVICALVVSFTYVAGQMRGVGIVFSRFLEVDITTGVIIGMVIVLFYAVLGGMKGITYTQVAQYCVLIFAFMVPAIFISIQMTGNPIPQLGMGGKVEGGAYLLDKLNGLSTELGFAEYTNGSKSLIDVFAITCALMVGTAGLPHVIVRFFTVKKVSDARKSAGLALLFIAILYTTAPAVAVFARTNLIETVSNKEYADMPVWFSNWEKTGLIKFDDKNGDGAIQYVADAKTNELTIDRDIMVLANPEIADLPNWVIALVAAGGLAAALSTAAGLLLVISSSISHDLIKKMVNPKISEKGELWAARIAATVAVVIAGLFGIYPPGFVAAVVALAFGLAAASFFPAIILGIFYKKMNKEGAIAGMVVGLLLMLFYMLKFKFGLFDGGKSAVAGLKESWWFGISPEGFGTIAMIVNFIVAFAVNAFTPEPPEDVQEIVENIRIPSGAGEASNH